From a single Micromonospora pallida genomic region:
- a CDS encoding ParB/RepB/Spo0J family partition protein: protein MKNRPRGGLGRGLGALIPTGPAETPETTTPTHLAETDRATAAAVPAVAAPAPAPTPEAAPATIPLSPVPGARFAEISVDAIVPNPKQPRQVFDEAALEELKTSIEQVGFLQPIVVRQLDGEKYELVMGERRWRAAQAVGRENIPAIVRDTKDDAMLRDALLENIHRANLNPLEEAAAYQQLLEEFGATHEELARRIGRSRPQISNTIRLLNLPPQVQRRVAAGVLSAGHARALLSLDEAEAQEKLALRIVAEGLSVRATEEIVSLALSEEGTAKTPAARRRPKAHAPALTDLADRLSDRFDTRVKVDIGRNKGKITIEFATVDDLERIVGLIGVGQEEPEEPED, encoded by the coding sequence ATGAAGAACCGTCCGCGTGGCGGACTGGGCCGAGGGCTGGGGGCACTGATTCCCACCGGTCCTGCGGAGACGCCGGAGACCACGACACCGACACACCTGGCCGAGACCGACCGCGCCACTGCCGCAGCCGTACCTGCTGTTGCCGCGCCGGCCCCTGCTCCGACGCCCGAGGCGGCGCCCGCGACGATCCCGCTCTCCCCGGTGCCGGGAGCGCGGTTCGCCGAGATCTCGGTCGACGCGATCGTCCCCAACCCGAAGCAGCCCCGGCAGGTCTTCGACGAAGCGGCGCTGGAGGAACTGAAGACCTCCATCGAACAGGTCGGCTTCCTCCAACCCATCGTGGTTCGCCAGCTCGACGGCGAGAAGTACGAACTGGTGATGGGCGAGCGGCGATGGCGGGCCGCTCAGGCGGTCGGCCGGGAGAACATCCCGGCGATCGTCCGGGACACCAAAGACGACGCGATGCTCCGGGACGCCCTGCTGGAGAACATCCACCGGGCCAACCTGAACCCGCTGGAAGAGGCAGCGGCCTACCAGCAGCTGCTGGAGGAGTTCGGGGCGACCCACGAGGAACTGGCCCGCCGGATCGGGCGTAGCCGTCCACAGATTTCGAACACCATCCGGCTACTCAACCTGCCGCCCCAGGTCCAACGTCGGGTGGCGGCCGGGGTGCTCTCCGCCGGGCACGCCCGTGCCCTGTTGAGCCTCGACGAGGCCGAGGCCCAGGAGAAGCTCGCCCTGCGTATCGTGGCCGAGGGGCTCTCCGTGCGGGCGACCGAGGAGATCGTCTCTCTCGCGCTCAGCGAAGAGGGGACGGCGAAGACGCCGGCTGCCCGACGTCGACCGAAGGCGCACGCGCCCGCCCTGACCGATCTCGCCGACCGCCTCTCCGACCGGTTCGACACCCGGGTGAAGGTGGACATCGGGCGGAACAAAGGCAAGATCACCATCGAGTTCGCCACCGTGGACGACCTCGAGCGGATCGTCGGGCTGATCGGGGTCGGGCAGGAAGAGCCGGAGGAACCGGAGGACTGA
- a CDS encoding D-alanine--D-alanine ligase family protein: MPVSLTDPAGSTSSPSPGPAVEELRVLVLAGGLSYEREVSLKSGRRVLDALRAAGVDAELRDADVALLPALEADPPDAVVIALHGATGEDGSLRGVLDLCGIPYVGCDARSARLAWDKPSAKTVLREAGIATPDWVALPHDRFSELGAVAVLDRIVDRLGLPVMVKPAQGGSGLGAAVVRDAAALPAAMVGCFAYDSTALVERYVSGMDVAVTVIDLGDGPRALPAVEIVPRNGVYDYAARYTAGRTTWHAPARLTDETAARVAEVALAAHTALGLRDLSRVDLIVDDSGQPHVLEVNVSPGMTETSLLPLAVQAAGLDFGRVLGSLVARAAGRHP; encoded by the coding sequence ATGCCTGTCAGCCTGACCGACCCCGCCGGCTCCACCAGCTCCCCGTCGCCCGGCCCGGCCGTCGAGGAACTGCGGGTCCTCGTCCTCGCCGGTGGCCTGTCGTACGAACGCGAGGTCTCGCTGAAGTCCGGCCGCCGAGTGCTCGACGCGCTCCGCGCGGCCGGGGTGGACGCGGAACTGCGGGACGCCGACGTCGCCCTGTTGCCCGCGCTGGAGGCCGACCCGCCGGACGCGGTGGTGATCGCGCTGCACGGCGCGACCGGTGAGGACGGCTCGCTCCGGGGCGTGCTGGACCTCTGCGGAATCCCGTACGTCGGCTGTGACGCCCGGTCCGCGCGCCTCGCCTGGGACAAGCCCTCCGCCAAGACGGTGCTCCGCGAGGCGGGCATCGCCACCCCCGACTGGGTGGCTTTGCCGCACGACCGTTTCTCCGAGTTGGGCGCGGTGGCCGTGCTGGACCGGATCGTCGATCGGCTCGGGCTGCCGGTGATGGTGAAGCCGGCGCAGGGCGGTTCCGGTCTGGGCGCCGCCGTGGTCCGGGACGCCGCCGCGTTGCCGGCCGCGATGGTCGGCTGCTTCGCGTACGACTCGACCGCACTGGTCGAGCGGTACGTCTCCGGCATGGACGTGGCGGTCACCGTGATCGACCTCGGTGACGGGCCCCGGGCCCTGCCGGCGGTGGAGATCGTGCCGCGCAACGGTGTCTACGACTACGCCGCCCGTTACACCGCCGGCCGGACCACCTGGCACGCCCCGGCGCGACTGACGGACGAGACGGCGGCCCGGGTGGCCGAGGTCGCACTCGCCGCGCACACCGCGCTCGGGCTGCGGGACCTCTCCCGGGTCGACCTCATCGTGGACGACTCCGGCCAGCCGCACGTGCTGGAGGTGAACGTCTCACCGGGCATGACCGAGACCTCACTGCTGCCGCTGGCGGTCCAGGCCGCCGGGCTCGACTTCGGGCGGGTACTCGGCTCGCTGGTGGCACGGGCCGCCGGTCGGCACCCGTAG